Proteins co-encoded in one Deltaproteobacteria bacterium genomic window:
- a CDS encoding N-acyl homoserine lactonase family protein, translating to MAEYEIYALKYAGPFTSSGAFLMWRKDWEKTVQRNYYFWCLRGEQETVIVDAGIPPELAKEKNLAGYVSPAEVLFRIGVRAGEVHHLILTHLHWDHSSGVGLFPKATVYLQEEEYSFALKNPISRRPPFQQSSDEKSKTYLASLEGTNRLVLLKGDQEVLPGVECLLAPGHTVALQAVAVKTSQGTAIVGSDCAHIFRNYQEDWPSALIVDLIGWMKTYEKLRKKASSPDLLFPGHDPLMSK from the coding sequence ATGGCGGAGTATGAGATTTATGCCTTGAAGTATGCCGGGCCGTTTACCAGCTCGGGGGCCTTTCTTATGTGGAGGAAGGACTGGGAGAAGACCGTCCAGAGAAATTACTATTTCTGGTGCCTGCGTGGGGAGCAGGAAACGGTCATCGTGGATGCGGGGATACCGCCAGAATTAGCGAAAGAGAAGAACTTGGCCGGCTATGTAAGCCCGGCGGAAGTCCTTTTTCGAATCGGCGTGCGGGCCGGAGAAGTCCACCACCTGATCCTTACCCACCTCCACTGGGACCACTCGAGCGGCGTGGGCCTCTTCCCCAAGGCCACTGTGTACCTTCAGGAAGAAGAATACTCTTTCGCCCTCAAGAATCCTATCTCCCGGCGTCCTCCTTTCCAGCAATCATCGGATGAAAAGTCTAAAACCTACCTGGCCTCCCTTGAAGGAACCAACCGTCTTGTACTTCTGAAGGGGGATCAGGAAGTACTTCCCGGAGTGGAGTGTCTTTTAGCTCCTGGGCATACCGTTGCTCTCCAGGCTGTGGCCGTCAAGACCTCCCAAGGCACGGCGATTGTCGGTTCAGATTGCGCCCATATTTTCCGCAATTACCAGGAAGACTGGCCCAGCGCCTTGATCGTTGACCTGATAGGCTGGATGAAAACATACGAAAAACTGAGGAAGAAAGCGTCTTCCCCCGACTTGTTGTTCCCCGGCCATGATCCCCTCATGTCTAAA